The Congregibacter litoralis KT71 genome contains a region encoding:
- a CDS encoding enoyl-CoA hydratase, whose translation MSVLLSETRDGVTLVTLNRPKQLNALSLELRSALAREFSRLRTDSGTEVIILTGAGRAFSAGLDLKELGRRGLQTEANMGPGLHDAIRGVGKPLIGAINGFAVTGGFEIALMCDILVASEHASFADTHVRMGVVPGWGLSQRLSRAIGVSRAKELSFTGNYLDAGTAERWGLVNRVLPADELLKHCDELARSIQRADKATLIAVQHLIDYSLDHGLEAGLAHEAETNREHAKGVSSAALDDRRETVLRNGRQEQAPQTS comes from the coding sequence ATGAGCGTTCTGCTCAGCGAAACAAGGGACGGGGTAACGCTTGTTACTCTCAACAGACCGAAGCAGTTGAATGCTCTGTCTCTTGAGCTGCGCTCTGCACTGGCCCGGGAGTTTTCCCGTCTTAGGACGGATTCAGGCACTGAGGTCATTATCCTCACGGGCGCCGGGCGCGCGTTCTCCGCGGGACTCGACCTTAAAGAGCTGGGTCGCAGGGGCTTACAGACCGAAGCCAACATGGGCCCGGGACTTCATGACGCCATCAGAGGTGTAGGAAAACCCCTGATCGGCGCTATCAATGGTTTTGCCGTGACCGGCGGATTTGAAATCGCTCTCATGTGCGACATTCTCGTCGCCAGTGAGCATGCCAGTTTCGCTGACACCCATGTACGTATGGGCGTGGTCCCTGGCTGGGGCTTGAGTCAGCGCCTGTCCCGGGCCATCGGCGTTTCCCGCGCAAAGGAGCTGAGCTTTACCGGAAACTATCTGGACGCGGGGACTGCAGAGCGATGGGGCCTCGTCAACCGCGTGCTGCCGGCGGATGAATTGCTGAAGCACTGCGACGAGTTGGCGCGAAGCATTCAGCGAGCTGATAAGGCTACGTTAATCGCGGTGCAGCATCTCATTGATTACTCCCTTGATCACGGGCTTGAAGCCGGCCTGGCCCACGAGGCTGAGACAAACAGGGAGCATGCCAAGGGCGTTAGCAGTGCAGCCCTGGATGATCGCAGGGAGACAGTGTTGAGGAACGGTCGACAAGAGCAGGCGCCTCAGACGTCCTGA
- a CDS encoding enoyl-CoA hydratase/isomerase family protein, producing MKRQYETLLLEERGAVDHLTLNRPESLNALNPTMVDELRNYFRDLATRPDRRIVVLKGAGRAFCAGLDLKAEESHALDTVQQGLAFQRSIAEIYIAMRRCPQPIVTLINGAACGGGLSLVLASDIRIASTTVKMNCAYIRVGLGGCDMGSSYFLPRLVGSALASELILTGKFINAERSLKLGLVSQVVEPEDLDAAAEEDIQLMLGNSPLGLRLSKEALNVNIDIGSLEAAIALEDRNQILCSQSKDGKEGMTAFAERRAPHYQDV from the coding sequence ATGAAACGACAATATGAAACCCTGCTCCTCGAGGAAAGAGGTGCCGTTGATCACTTGACCCTGAATCGCCCCGAGTCCCTCAACGCCCTCAATCCCACAATGGTGGACGAGCTTCGAAACTATTTCAGGGACCTGGCCACGCGACCGGATCGCCGCATCGTTGTTCTGAAGGGCGCAGGGCGCGCGTTTTGTGCGGGACTGGACCTTAAAGCCGAGGAATCCCACGCGCTGGACACGGTACAGCAGGGTCTGGCGTTTCAGCGCTCCATCGCCGAAATCTACATTGCCATGCGCCGCTGTCCCCAGCCCATCGTCACGCTGATTAACGGAGCCGCCTGCGGTGGCGGCCTCTCCCTCGTCCTGGCATCAGATATCCGCATCGCCTCGACCACCGTGAAAATGAATTGCGCCTACATTCGCGTGGGTCTGGGCGGTTGCGACATGGGTTCCTCCTATTTTCTGCCCCGCCTCGTGGGCTCAGCCCTGGCGTCAGAGCTCATCCTAACGGGCAAGTTCATCAACGCCGAGCGCTCCCTGAAACTCGGTCTGGTTTCTCAAGTGGTGGAACCCGAGGACCTCGACGCCGCAGCCGAGGAGGATATCCAGTTAATGCTGGGTAATTCCCCTCTCGGCCTCCGTCTCTCCAAAGAGGCGCTCAACGTCAACATTGATATTGGCTCGCTGGAAGCCGCTATCGCACTGGAAGACCGCAACCAGATACTCTGCAGTCAGAGCAAAGACGGGAAAGAAGGCATGACGGCTTTCGCGGAACGACGAGCGCCCCATTATCAGGACGTCTGA
- a CDS encoding 4'-phosphopantetheinyl transferase family protein produces the protein MLADQLPSDVVLVIATVPMESRRLSDIEETSIAAAGDKRQREFRSGRNAAKTALRQLGLKGDIILPPDSEGRRPSWPPGYVGSITHTRGFCAAAVAMASDYTAIGIDAEPRTPLKKGVVNRICTARELHWIAQQGEDPLRVDLGKVMFCIKESIYKVFNPLHDAFLGFQEADVQLNLDAGRFSADVHQRKEGIRCQYRGRFGFDDDYVYASTVFENAGN, from the coding sequence ATGCTGGCTGATCAATTGCCATCGGATGTCGTCCTCGTGATTGCGACAGTTCCTATGGAGAGTCGGCGGCTGAGCGATATTGAGGAAACCTCCATCGCGGCTGCGGGTGATAAGCGTCAAAGAGAGTTTCGCAGTGGTCGCAACGCAGCAAAAACCGCGCTTAGGCAGCTGGGACTCAAGGGTGACATTATTCTGCCGCCGGACTCCGAGGGCCGACGTCCCTCCTGGCCCCCAGGCTATGTTGGCAGTATTACTCACACGAGGGGCTTTTGCGCAGCGGCAGTGGCGATGGCCAGTGATTACACCGCTATCGGTATCGATGCCGAGCCCCGAACACCGCTGAAAAAAGGCGTGGTTAACAGGATCTGCACCGCGCGCGAGCTGCACTGGATCGCGCAACAGGGCGAAGATCCACTCAGGGTGGATTTGGGTAAAGTCATGTTTTGCATAAAGGAATCCATCTACAAGGTGTTCAATCCATTGCATGACGCGTTTTTGGGTTTTCAGGAGGCTGATGTCCAGCTGAATCTTGATGCAGGGCGTTTTTCCGCGGATGTGCATCAGCGTAAGGAAGGGATTCGCTGCCAATACCGGGGACGCTTCGGTTTTGATGACGATTACGTTTACGCGAGTACCGTTTTCGAGAACGCGGGTAATTGA
- a CDS encoding murein transglycosylase domain-containing protein encodes MLVRAFITAVVFGLLLGSCANPSQTVIDATLSGDPERIAKAVLEDQLNRQGIPRDLEGLPELIDAVSKLLVRVWGEDEPEVASERRYVKYSNAYEARAIVDFEQGWLEVETIAQSDALEKLRQAIVSTLLTTRDMSVEDIFTDAKPTVGGEPFLLGQVLDRDGEPIRWEWRAERFADYLIREKLQTQVQHGKTLRRVHVELVNDHLHLRELEYADYVLSASRRYKVAPSLVYAVIEVESAFNPYAVSPAKAYGLMQVVPSTAGRDVFERIKKQKGEPTKQQLFKADFNIDIGSAYLHLLDDSYLSAIANPASRKYATISAYNGGAGGALRAFSSDRSKAIGLINAMTPSQVYEHLVQKHPFAETRRYLEKVNTAEQRYR; translated from the coding sequence ATGCTGGTCCGTGCATTCATCACAGCTGTAGTTTTTGGTCTCCTTCTTGGGAGCTGCGCGAACCCCTCACAAACGGTCATTGATGCCACGTTGAGCGGTGACCCCGAGCGAATCGCAAAGGCTGTTCTCGAGGACCAGCTGAATCGCCAGGGTATCCCCAGGGATCTTGAAGGCCTTCCCGAGTTAATCGACGCCGTGAGCAAACTCCTCGTCAGGGTTTGGGGAGAAGATGAGCCCGAGGTCGCCTCGGAGCGTCGCTATGTCAAATACAGTAACGCCTATGAGGCGCGCGCCATCGTGGATTTTGAACAAGGTTGGCTGGAGGTAGAAACGATTGCGCAAAGCGATGCGCTGGAGAAGCTCCGCCAGGCCATCGTCAGCACTTTGCTCACAACCCGGGATATGAGCGTTGAGGATATATTCACCGATGCCAAGCCCACCGTGGGCGGCGAGCCTTTTCTTCTAGGCCAGGTGCTCGACCGCGACGGAGAGCCTATTCGATGGGAGTGGCGCGCGGAAAGGTTTGCTGACTATCTCATCAGGGAAAAACTGCAAACGCAGGTCCAACACGGCAAAACCTTGCGGAGGGTGCACGTCGAGCTGGTCAACGATCATCTTCATCTTCGCGAGCTGGAGTACGCAGACTACGTCCTGTCTGCGTCCCGTCGCTACAAGGTGGCGCCCTCTCTGGTGTATGCGGTGATTGAGGTAGAGAGTGCCTTCAACCCCTACGCGGTAAGCCCCGCAAAAGCCTACGGTCTGATGCAGGTCGTGCCTTCAACCGCGGGTCGCGACGTGTTTGAGCGCATCAAAAAGCAAAAGGGAGAGCCCACAAAACAGCAACTGTTTAAAGCAGATTTCAATATCGATATCGGCAGCGCCTACCTCCACCTTCTGGACGACAGCTACCTCAGCGCTATCGCCAATCCCGCCAGCAGAAAGTACGCAACCATCTCTGCTTACAACGGTGGTGCCGGGGGTGCGCTTCGCGCTTTTTCGTCAGACCGCAGCAAAGCGATCGGATTGATCAACGCCATGACACCCTCCCAGGTGTATGAACACTTAGTTCAAAAGCACCCTTTTGCGGAAACCCGGCGGTATCTCGAGAAGGTCAACACTGCAGAGCAGCGATACCGCTGA